The following are encoded together in the Thermomonas brevis genome:
- a CDS encoding TonB-dependent receptor gives MLDLFGSYRVNDHLRINAGVYNLTDERYYQWARIRNVSRGDFYLYGYATDDGIGRYSEPGRNYRVSVSWSF, from the coding sequence GTGCTGGATCTGTTCGGCAGCTACCGCGTCAACGACCACCTGCGCATCAACGCCGGCGTCTACAACCTGACCGACGAGCGCTACTACCAGTGGGCGCGCATCCGCAACGTGAGCCGCGGCGATTTCTATCTCTACGGCTACGCCACCGACGACGGCATCGGCCGCTACTCGGAGCCCGGCCGGAATTACCGCGTCTCCGTGTCCTGGAGTTTCTGA